In the genome of Arachis hypogaea cultivar Tifrunner chromosome 9, arahy.Tifrunner.gnm2.J5K5, whole genome shotgun sequence, the window atattATAGTTTTTTCATACTCAATTAAAAAGTTACGGATTCAAGTCTCTCATCttcggtaaaaaaaaaatcaaattattatgATTTGATTGGATTATTTCATATCCattctaaatttataattttttattatcatttttttaaaaattgaattacaTCCTatccaaatttaattttaaaaattttataatttaaatgatatctatacaaattttaaattaaaaattttataatttaaaaattctaaataaattttgtCAACGCCAAATAAATCAAGtcaaaataaattcaaatcatataataccttttataataattttaatcaaaCCTAtataatcaaaatcaaataaacactATTCTTTATTAGTGGAAAGTGAAAACCCTTGGTTCTCGTTTGAAACCTAAATCCTAGACCTGAGTCTGATCCTCTCCGGTGATAGAAAAAAACGAAACCATCAACCATGAAAATGGATAGGATCAGTTTTTTACCCAATTCTATCCTTTGCAACATTCTCTCATACCTCCCAACAGAAGAAGCTGTATCCACCAGCATCCTCTCTAGCAGGTGGCGCCAAGTTTGTAAGGAACTCCAAGTCTTTGACATAGATGATACACCCTTTCGGTCCGGTCTGGAATGGGAAGCTCGATTTGTTTCATATGTGAATGCTATTCTAACTCAGCGCAATGCAGATTACCCTATCCAAAAGTTCCGCCTCACTTGCAATAAAGTTTCAAAGAGTCTCCTCTTAACATGGCTTAATGCCGTCATTGGGCCCCATCTTCAAGAACTCTATCTCAACATTGATCTACCAATCAAGCTGCCTGAAGCCATACTCACTTGTCCATCACTCAAGTCCCTTATTTTGAAACGTGATAGTTTTTTGGATTCTTATCCAAAGTTTTCAAATGTTTATTTGCCATCCCTCAAGAATCTAGAGTTGGATATCGTCTATATGGACCCCAGCAAGCTTTTATCCGGCTGCCCTGTTCTTGAAAATTTTAAGCTCATTTTACAGGTCCACGATAATTCTTGTGTTGCTCTCATACCTACAATGCAGCAGATGCCTCGCACATTGAAAAGTTTAATCATTGAAGATAACACATTTTTTAATGGGGTTAGCCATCGTTTGATTTTGATAGACACGCCATCTCTTGAATACCTTCATATAAAAGTAATGACCCTCTTGAACTCTAAGCTAGAGTTTTCTTTTAGCAATTTCATTAACATAGTGGAGGCACATCTTGATCTTCTTCATGACTGTATTTACCATGTCGGTTGGGTGCCCCACCTTCTCCATGCACTGCGCGAAACAAAATTGTTGGCATTGAAAGGTTACTCAACACTGGTAACATGCTTGATGTAACTCAattatttgaatttataaattataactataattatgaattatgaactaTAATTATTATGTACTTATCTTCTATGCAGTGCTTATTTAGTGCCCCAGCTTTCGAGTTTCCAGAATTTCACCGTTTGCTCAATCTAGAGCTTGATGTTCCATGTTTCAGCACAAACTTCCTGCTAAACTTCCTTCATAATTCTCATGTACTTGAAGCTCTTGTGATTCATGATATTTCAAAGGTATGAGtacattttaatttaaaactAGTGTCTCTATTTCTTTTTTGTTGTTTGCCTGAGTCTATTGAGAAGTGTTATTTCTTGTTATCAGGAAAAATATTTTCATCTGGTGGAGTATGATGTGCCAGCACCACCAACCATGGTTCCTAATTGTGTGACTTCACATCTCAAGAGTTTTGAATTCAGAGGATACGAAGATTCTGTAGATAAGCGTGAATTTATTGCATATCTTTTACAAAGAGGACTTGCTTTGGAGATAGTTACAATTCATCTGAATTATGTTTTCAACCAAGAGACAAAGTATGATATTGTTAGGGAATTATCTGCTATACCAAGGGCCTCTACAACACGTCAGCTAAATTTCATTGACCAAAATGCTGTTGAACATGGTATGAACTATCACTAACTCTATTCTCTGTTTTGATCAAAGGTGTTATCATGTTAGAGccttaaaaagttttaaaaattattcaagTTGAATAACTGTTGGGACAATTTTAGGCCAGTCtgctaattaaattattaaaatatttgttgATGCTTATGAATAAATTTGTTTGATGCCCTGGAAACATGCCCTTGAACATAGTAGGAAATTTATATATGCCGTTTAATGCTTTGAGTTGCATACATCAATTTGTGATGCAGGTTGATGGCAAGTTGGCTCTACACCCTGGTCAACTGCAAAACAATTTTTGATGCATCATGACTAGGATATGaaccatgtttttatttttacttttctgtgaATCTTTTATTTGCTTAATACATTTTTCCAATAACATGTTTTTTTGATGCCCTTGTTCTGCTAAAAGAGGCAGAGGTAATTTTTCGTTTAGTTTGTTATTTTGGTATCCAAACACATATGGCGAAGATTTTTATCATTGTTATATTTGGAGGATTGTAATCAGCATGATTATTTGTGACTTTAGAATTGTTTAAGTTGCTTAACACTGAATCAATGTTAGGCCAGTGTCCCatattaattcttaattttttttgttgatgtCTATGAATACTTCTTACAAAAAAATATGTAATCTGGTTTGATGccctgtttttctttttttctttttttctgcatGACTTGTAATTAATTGTGCACATATAGACTGAAGAGTGAGTTAGTTAATTGAGTTAGATTTAGACTAGTTGTATTTATCTCTAGCTAGTAGGTCCACTTAGATAgagtatatatacataaaacgtGTAATGTGTAAGATTGCTGACCAACCTCCTCTGTAATTTTTCTCTCTAACACTAATGAGAATCAGAATACAGAACTTCCTCTCTTCCATATTCCACTCTTGAGTCACACACGGTTAAAGTACTCGAGCTAATCAAGGTCACCTGGTCTTAATGTTTCTGATTGTTCCTAAGGATGCTTGTCCTAGCTTGAACAACTAGCTGAAGTAGGATTTTTATTGGAGAGATACATTCttgttctatttaattttttggtgGATTTTGAGGGATAGAAATGATATCTACAATTCTGATGGTGGATGAGGTGCTAACAAAGTAGTAAGTATGATCCGGAGTTCAGCTTGAGAAATACTTGTCATCTTTAATATGCacattttttatctctttttttgctCTGTTATGTTCGGGTGTCTCCTTCTATAAATTTGGTTAAAGTGAATTGTGAAATTAGGCAGAATTTTCTTAGTGGGTCAATAGGTTTTGGTTGTCTTATTCGCAATTCAGATGGATGTTGGCCGGTTGTGTAAAAAGTTGCTCTGAAATATTATCCAGGTCGAACTTCATGTTATTTCAAGGAGTTTAATCATTGTTTGGAAGTGTCGTTTTGTTTGGATGCCTTTTTTATGGTGCATAGGAAGAAGATTGAGGATATTattttgaaaagagatttagtgAAACAGATTCTAGAGACTCTGAGTTAGAACTGGAAGACTTGCATCACCTTGATTCAAAGGATATCTAATCACCTAACTGATCTTATGGATAAAAATGCTGCTTCAAATTTGGAGGAATATGTGGAATGAATTTAGCCTTGAAATGAGCTCCATCATTTCATTTGCTTAGATAGTAACTAAGCCAATTAATTTGGCTttgttttctcattttttctgttttctttttccttttttggcGAAAAATTGATGGATATGGTTGTCCTGTAGAACCCTCTTTTTGAAAAGTCTTCAGTTTTAGCCAACACTGCAATGAAGATGAATTTCATGCATGAAAAAACAATAAACAAaaacaagcatatagaagatggaACCTCTAAAGTGCGGTCCctggatttggattctctaaagtttgaatttcactttagagagtaaagtgtaatcttctacccttgaatagtttctctttcatatttattattggtcccacctatgaaatcaatggtgagagatcacactttactctctaaagtgaaattcaaactttagaggatccaaatccgtaGTTCAATGCAGGTATAACATGATTTGATGATGACATAGAAGCTCTTTTGGAATCAATTGGGCTTGACATAGGTATTGTCCTCTCTAAATTTGGCAACTTGACATCTTATCATTTGCTCCACATGGGGTTGAACAAACATGTGGCTACTATCCAAAATATGTATGATGGACTTGCAGAAAGTGAAGCATTCATATTGATGATATATTAAGTCATAGGTGTGTCACTGTACAAGTCAAATAGTCAATAATGTTAATTTTTCAGCAGAAAACAGAACATAGACATGAAAGAAAACCAATTTAAAGCCAATAACAAAAGCACAAAATCTCCAAAGGTATATGTTCCTCAACAAAATGAAGCTTCATTTCTCCTTTACCATAAACTTGCTCTGTTTTCAATCTAAGATATGCAATagaaaacaataacaataataaagcattttatcTAGCATGACATTCTCCATGGCTTGTAGAGAGCAAGAGGCAAAATCATAGTTCCAATTTcaataagatcccaattcatTGTATGTATCAATGGAACAATTTGCATTAGCATGGGAAATTTCAGTACAACAAGTACAATAAAAAATGATTCATGTAGTATTTCCGATCATGCACAAACACAATAATCAGATGGCAAAAAGAAAGATTAATACAAGTAATAATTtcaaaaggtttaattactctgttagttCCTATAGTTTTGTGGGttcctgcactaattttttttttaattaggttcttctTAGCAATAATTGACTTAATTTAATAGAgaccaaactaaaaaaaattggtataggaacccaaataaaagaaaaaaaaatatagggacccaattaaaaaaaatattagttcaaggactcaattaaatagaaaaaagtataggacctaattaaaaatatcgtgaaactatagagactaaggtagcgtttgtttatAGAGACACGACAGAACAGGACACTGAGACAAAGACAATAGGACAGagacattaaaaattatattttgtgtatcgtgtttggatacgatggataggacactaatgtaatgtccagtattatgtttggatacacatgaacaagactaaaatattatataaaatgactaaaatagccatgtgattccaaattttttagtataaactaatttaataaataatgagaGTACGTAAGAGTACAGACAGTgggaacttgaaaaaaatatttgaagcagtcaaaaattttaataaaaaattatataatagtatttatattaaaataaaatttataaatataattattttttttaatttattattaatatgtaggaatacatatggttaatattaacaaaaaaaaatctgagtttgattaataaaaattttcatttaggttaataagccaaattaattttaaatacaaaatcagttttaaaaaaaatccatttttaaatggaaaaaaattaatttttgcacataaaaatctatttttatttagaaaattaatttttttatctaaaattttatttttcttttcaaaaaattaatttttctttaaattatataaaatcaattacaatttataaattattttttagcattttaaaatatcaattttacctttataatatttatcttttaaaagtctccagactaattatttttgttattatttttattacaaatcaaataatataatataaggttaaaatgATGCTGAAgtaagaatgataagaaaaaagaaattatccagtccaataaaaatttttataaaaaagagaaagtacctgagaaaaaaagagaaagaaaaagaacgtaGAGATAGAAAAAGAGTATGGAGTAAAAAAAGTACTTTCTGAGAACAATGcaaaataggaaaaataagaaggggtaacagtggaataataaaaaatagcaccatggacaaaaaagaaaaaaaattcataaaaacagTCCATATCCCTCTTCCAAatcccgtgtccatcattgtcctccataaaagagtggacacaaaagtataaaaaactgtcCCAGAGACAATATGTTCAGTGTCCATGTTTTTGCTTCCAAACGCTTTTTAAGAATGTGTTGTCCATGTTTTCGTGTCCTGTCTCcgaaaacaaacactacctaacagaataattaaaccatttcaaaatgtttattttatctcTATAACATAAAAGGATATTTTACATCTcacaatattatattattattattattcttgtgCACAACATTTTTCCTTTCTAAAGCAACACAATCTATAATATTACTACTCaaatgaaacataaattgcatttcCATTTGTCCTGATCAACTTCTTCAATCTTAGGACCAGCACCATTGTTGCCACCAGATGAAGCATTTCCATAAGAGGcataaaatcaaccattgatatataaatatatttatttattatttttttataatataaataaaatattttttataaaactaaagaaaatgataaataaatgtattgatacatcaatagttgattttgtgcctttagagcttgtacttgttttttaaattatcgattttgtttttgaactgttgttatgtaggacattttgttaattatttaattttgacctcactgtgggactaaattgatgctaaatgaaacttttttgaattcaaatagaacactttaaaccttaaggaccaaaacagaattacgctcAAAACTAGGGACCAATTTAGTTCTTTAtcctaaataaaattttatatttataattatatatatatatatatattaaaattatttatattttattttatttatctcgtTTGCActgacaataaaataaatataggaaaaacaaccatttgtacccatgaatttTACGAACGCTGATAAAAGTACCCATTAAAGAAGAAAACTAACGTGGTATCCATCAAAGATAGATTCCGTACGACAAAAATAGCCAAATCttaaatttatgttgactttttaataaaattccagaATTACCCCACCATTATCTTCAACCCTTCATCTCTTCTTTCCCAAATCTTGCACATCCATtgcctaaaaaccctaatttcaatacctaaaaaccccaaattattattttcttaacccTAATCttaatactcctttcaacaaATTTCAACCCTCTCTTTATTCAGCAATTTAACCTTTCTTCTTCTATGGCTTCAGTGAACTTGCTGggtttctctctctcccctcaaGAACAACATACTACTactactcatcatcatcaaacttgTTTTGGGCTATTCAATCCCACTGTACAAGATGATGTAACTGCTGTTGATGATGAAAACTGCTTCGATCTCACTCCTTCCACTCATGTCGCTACTACTCTCAACCTTCCTCCTTTTCCCATCTATCAAGAACCCTTCAACAATTATCATCACCTTTCTACTCAACAAGGTTTAttaatttcttttctcttttaatttctctattattattattattattattattattattattattattataaattactcttttttttaattttcctttatcatCATAGATTGGAAGGAGAATAACTACATCAACCAAAACCTGCAATTGAAAACTTCATGCAACAACAATCATAATGTcgacaacaaccaccaccaccaacaccaacaaccCAAGCTCGAAAACTTCCTCGATGGACACTCCTTCGCCGATCATCATCATGATTACGATGCCAAACTCATCGGGAGACTACCTCTTCCAAAACTGCTCTCAGCCGGAAGTTACAGCAGGAGGAGGAGAAGGCTCTGTCGGCGGTAGTGGTAGAAGCACAAACTCAATACACCATCAACACGTGTTGGTAAAGGAGGtggtaaaattgaaaaaaataaagagaggGTTGAAATTTGTTGAAAGGAGTATTGAGATTAGGGTTAGAAAAATGATAATTTGAAGTTTTTAGATATTGAGATTAGGGTTTTTAGGCAACGGAGATATTTGAGATTTGGGAAATAAGAGAGGAGGGGTTGAAGATAATGGTAGGGTAATtctggaattttattaaaaagtcaacataaatttaggatttggCTATTTTTGTCGTACGGAATCCATTTTTGATGGATACaacattaattttcttttttaatgagTACTTTTGTCAGCATTCATAAAGTCCATGAGTACAAATGGTTGTTTTTTATAAATATACGTATAACTTGATTTTTTTTCTCCAAAGTCagaaattttattcaatttaacgTGAAAAGAGAAAAGATGTACAAATGTGACAATAGTAATTCAGAAGAGAAAGGGTAATCCCAAAACTCAAACAGTGAGAAACAAAATATTATACCAACTATGTAAGAAAGAAATCCCTAATTCAGGAATTGGGGAAATGGTGAAGACACAGCTGAGGAAAGAGACCGtaagaccatctccagtagggaactcatcccagttcctgtttatggcccacctgtcataaaaaataactctacatcagcttttgcgtcataaacagtaaataggaactcaaagcatctctctcttctccattaggaggaactaactttagtccctgttgtggtcccacctaattaattaattaattaaaatacttgaaattaatgtaattaatttttttaataatataatttaaatatttaaatttaaaaatatttcactattaaaagatattaatattaaataaatttatacataacaacaatacacaatatataattcgagattacacaaatttgtaaaattacttaatacaaaaaaaacataattaaattctacagtt includes:
- the LOC112709931 gene encoding F-box/LRR-repeat protein At1g06630; protein product: MKMDRISFLPNSILCNILSYLPTEEAVSTSILSSRWRQVCKELQVFDIDDTPFRSGLEWEARFVSYVNAILTQRNADYPIQKFRLTCNKVSKSLLLTWLNAVIGPHLQELYLNIDLPIKLPEAILTCPSLKSLILKRDSFLDSYPKFSNVYLPSLKNLELDIVYMDPSKLLSGCPVLENFKLILQVHDNSCVALIPTMQQMPRTLKSLIIEDNTFFNGVSHRLILIDTPSLEYLHIKVMTLLNSKLEFSFSNFINIVEAHLDLLHDCIYHVGWVPHLLHALRETKLLALKGYSTLCLFSAPAFEFPEFHRLLNLELDVPCFSTNFLLNFLHNSHVLEALVIHDISKEKYFHLVEYDVPAPPTMVPNCVTSHLKSFEFRGYEDSVDKREFIAYLLQRGLALEIVTIHLNYVFNQETKYDIVRELSAIPRASTTRQLNFIDQNAVEHG